One Salmo salar chromosome ssa01, Ssal_v3.1, whole genome shotgun sequence DNA window includes the following coding sequences:
- the tecpr2 gene encoding tectonin beta-propeller repeat-containing protein 2 isoform X2 produces MAAQTPPQSALREFCPLYYLLNAIPAKVQKGFRSVVVYLTALDTNSDYIAVGSSIGMLYLYCRRICQMNKYNIEGKSEAITTVKLLSCFDDLVAVGTASGRVALFQLVSQLPGRNKQLRRFDVVGLHKSTVTALAWSANGMKLFSGDDKGKVVYSAVDLDQGVCNPVLLFEEPSAIVQLEYSQKVLLISSHQRSLLFYTQEQALQQLGTKPRKSNGKFGACFQPGLCKQSGLLVYAARPGLRLWRTDVRGLVEDTRVLKPLFNQQVPQFELFPRPAPTGGYRPQERQLGLVSCFLREGWVLSWNEYSVYVLDCLNQVIIGALESCGDIVSVSCTENEIFILKGDRDIVRISNTPEGLASNISELSLRLTSPLTTPTILLPPTGSVETAQPIRTMAIITEHGEKLVDEEEVEEVEEVLEQDQLSDNPEAGEAIALVERPEVGERLSHQRGASVGGTSESRSRSSSITSWDSVQGTMLSTPTTMEQSDLSSSRYSAINQEDFQQELVVKAIKVKKKAKRRRQESGNRICEQHNSWSESICSQDGGGGSDGGASTPMSEPPSASDHTSLMCSSLDLQSRSSGSPDQEESISGGSPELNNSGAQSQGGGQGQDPQTQTPGTQPPSCPTSLPFQDMECQSYPENGNGPLATNKQGEAPTPDVDLLLECTFAYMQTSEDQDPIEEQEDDFLSPLIGPDDSEDLDDPYHLEPPSCADQMCYSREPEQCPSSDEEDIYAAQGVPYSASSVSLGDGLNALNLQGSNIGQQDQDKTLAESWMGYTGPGCGILNLVVTDRYIWCLDFKGGLYCSALPDGGLSWQKFEENVQQVALSPSGSLLWKVEQKTMTAYACGKVTIKGKRHWYKALEDSAFVALSEDTAWIIHTSGDLYLQTGLSVDRPCARAVKVDCPCPMTQIAARGGVVWALSEHRAVFYREGLSSYCSEGEMWKYDKISESQGLEPICIALGENNTAWALDTGGSLWFRTGVTAKKPQGDDDHWWQVSITDYVVFDQGSLFQTLIQATQNVATATKAPVERVAECLRVAFLSQQSQCQPSLVSSNTTGVWIASGRNDFHVAKGSLSGTFWQGVVPRGTVSATKWAFVYSSALLSKEGSFLWLGQSRKDLFCVWDQDGQMHPTTVQLPQDIEMVQLTACRDALWGLDHHGRVHIRTLSTSCPTGMHWNLLDLSQLGQ; encoded by the exons ATGGCAGCCCAAACCCCTCCACAGAGCGCCTTGAGGGAGTTCTGTCCCCTGTACTACCTTCTCAATGCAATACCTGCCAAGGTTCAGAAAGGCTTCCGCTCTGTAGTGGTCTACCTGACTGCTCTGGACACCAACAGCGATTACattgctgtggggagcagtatTGGGATGCTCTACTTGTACTGCAGGCGGATCTGCCAGATGAACAAGTACAACATAGAG GGGAAATCCGAAGCTATCACAACAGTGAAGCTGCTCAGTTGTTTTGATGACTTGGTGGCAGTGGGCACAGCGTCTGGTCGGGTTGCTCTCTTTCAACTGGTGTCTCAACTTCCAGGCAGGAATAAACAG CTAAGGCGATTCGATGTGGTCGGTTTGCATAAAAGCACAGTCACTGCTTTGGCCTGGAGTGCCAATGGAATGAAGCTTTTCTCTGGTGATGACAAAGGAAAGGTTGTGTACTCTGCTGTGGACCTGGATCAG GGTGTGTGTAACCCAGTGCTGCTGTTTGAGGAGCCCTCAGCCATAGTCCAGCTGGAGTACAGTCAGAAAGTCctgctcatctcctctcatcagaGATCCTTGCTCTTCTACACCCAGGAGCAGGCCCTGCAGCAGCTGGGCACCAAGCCTAGGAAGAG CAATGGCAAGTTTGGTGCGTGCTTCCAGCCAGGCCTGTGTAAGCAGAGTGGCCTGCTGGTCTATGCAGCGAGGCCTGGCCTTAGGTTGTGGCGGACGGACGTGCGAGGACTGGTGGAGGACACGCGGGTCCTGAAGCCTCTGTTCAACCAGCAGGTGCCCCAGTTTGAGCTGTTCCCCAGGCCAGCCCCCACAGGGGGTTACCGGCCCCAGGAGAGGCAGCTGGGCCTGGTGAGCTGCTTCCTCAGAGAGGGCTGGGTCCTCAGCTGGAACGAATACAGTGTCTACGTGTTGGACTGCCTCAACCAG GTGATCATCGGTGCACTGGAAAGCTGCGGGGACATTGTCTCTGTATCATGCACTGAAAATGAGATCTTCATCTTGAAAGGAGATCGAGACATCGTTCGCATCTCCAATACTCCCGAGGGCCTGGCTTCCAACA TTTCTGAGTTGTCCCTccgtctgacctctcccctgacCACTCCCACCATCTTGCTCCCGCCCACCGGCTCCGTGGAGACAGCCCAGCCTATCAGGACCATGGCCATCATCACAGAGCATGGGGAGAAGCTGGTggatgaggaggaggtggaagaggtagaggaagtGCTAGAGCAGGACCAGCTGAGTGACAACCCAGAGGCGGGGGAGGCCATAGCCCTGGTGGAGAGGCCTGAGGTGGGGGAGCGACTGAGCCACCAGAGAGGGGCCAGTGTAGGGGGCACCAGTGAGTCTCGTAGCCGCAGCAGCTCCATCACGTCCTGGGATAGCGTTCAGGGCACGATGctctccacccccaccaccatgGAGCAGTCGGACCTCTCCTCCAGCCGCTACAGTGCCATCAACCAGGAGGACTTCCAGCAGGAGCTGGTGGTCAAGGCCATCAAAGTCAAGAAGAAGGCCAAGAGGAGGAGACAAG AAAGTGGAAACCGCATCTGTGAGCAGCACAACAGCTGGTCTGAGAGCATTTGCAGTCAGGATGGAGGAGGGGGCAGTGACGGGGGGGCCAGCACCCCTATGAGTGAGCCTCCATCCGCCTCCGACCACACCAGTCTCATGTGCAGCAGTCTGGACCTACAGAGCAGGAGCAGTGGATCCCCAGACCAGGAGGAATCCATCAGTGGAGGTTCCCCAGAACTAAATAACTCTGGAGCTCAGAGCCAGGGTGGTGGCCAGGGACAGGACCCTCAGACTCAAACCCCTGGGACTCAGCCTCCCTCCTGCCCCACGTCCCTGCCTTTCCAGGACATGGAGTGTCAGTCCTACCCAGAGAACGGCAACGGCCCTTTGGCCACGAACAAACAGGGAGAGGCCCCTACCCCAGACGTAGACCTTCTACTGGAGTGCACCTTTGCCTACATGCAGACCTCAGAGGACCAGGACCCTATTGAGGAGCAGGAGGATGACTTCCTGAGCCCCCTCATTGGACCGGATGACTCTGAGGACCTGGACGACCCGTACCATCTGGAGCCTCCTAGCTGTGCTGATCAGATGTGTTATTCCCGGGAGCCTGAGCAGTGCCCCTCCAGTGACGAGGAGGACATCTACGCTGCCCAGGGAGTCCCGTACTCAGCCTCCAGTGTCAGCCTTGGAGACGGCCTCAACGCCCTCAACCTCCAGGGCTCCAACATCGGCCAGCAGGACCAAGACAAGACA TTGGCAGAGAGCTGGATGGGCTACACAGGGCCAGGCTGTGGCATCCTGAACCTGGTGGTGACTGACCGATACATCTGGTGCCTGGACTTTAAAGGAGGCCTGTACTGCAGTGCTCTCCCAGATGGGGGGCTGAGCTGGCAGAAGTTTGAGGAGAACGTGCAGCAGGTGGCACTGTCACCTTCAG GGTCCCTGCTATGGAAGGTGGAACAGAAGACCATGACGGCGTATGCATGTGGTAAAGTCACCATCAAAGGCAAGAGGCACTGGTACAAAGCCCTGGAGGATTCTGCCTTTGTGGCGCTTAGTGAAGACACAGCCTGGATCATCCATACCAGTGGAGACCTCTACCTGCAGACAG GGTTGAGTGTGGACCGTCCGTGTGCGCGGGCTGTGAAGGTGGACTGCCCGTGCCCAATGACCCAGATCGCAGCACGGGGCGGGGTGGTGTGGGCCCTCAGTGAACACAGGGCCGTCTTCTACAGAGAAGGCCTCAGCAGCTACTGCTCTGAGGGGGAAATGTGGAAGTACGACAAAATCAG TGAGAGTCAAGGTCTGGAGCCCATCTGTATAGCCCTGGGAGAGAACAACACGGCCTGGGCTCTGGACACCGGTGGAAGTCTGTGGTTCAGGACTGGAGTCACTGCCAAAAAGCCCCAGGGGGACGATGACCACTGGTGGCAG GTGAGCATCACAGACTATGTGGTGTTTGACCAGGGCAGTCTGTTCCAGACTCTGATCCAGGCCACTCAAAACGTGGCCACGGCCACCAAGGCCCCGGTGGAGCGGGTGGCAGAGTGCCTCCGCGTGGCCTTCCTCTCCCAGCAGTCCCAGTGCCAGCCCAGCCTGGTCTCTTCCAACACCACTGGCGTCTGGATTGCATCTGGCAGGAACGACTTCCATGTCGCCAAGGGCAGCCTTAGCG GCACGTTCTGGCAGGGTGTTGTACCCAGAGGAACCGTCTCTGCCACGAAGTGGGCCTTCGTCTACTCCTCGGCTTTACTCAGTAAAGAAG ggAGCTTCCTGTGGCTGGGCCAGAGCAGGAAAGACCTGTTCTGTGTTTGGGACCAGGATGGTCAGATGCACCCCACCACGGTCCAGCTGCCCCAGGACATAGAGATGGTGCAGCTCACTGCCTGCCGCGATGCCCTGTGGGGACTGGACCACCACGGCCGTGTCCACATCCGCACCCTCTCCACCAGCTGCCCCACTGGCATGCACTGGAATCTGCTGGACCTCAGCCAGCTCG